In one Chitinophaga sancti genomic region, the following are encoded:
- a CDS encoding Crp/Fnr family transcriptional regulator, producing MIEIIQKALNVYSPVSLQTAETLAGTAEVRVLNCEDFLEQEQQTIKSEFIVLEGIVRGYILNTEGEDVTVNFYVTGNAVTPAIMRGINNKSVYNVQVISDKASVLVFNNTRMEELMPYSADLQQFGNIVLMMDSMRRMEKEVLLLKENAKGKLDWFRKIYPGLENEIQHYYIASYLGITPTSLSRIRANS from the coding sequence ATGATTGAAATTATCCAAAAAGCATTAAATGTCTATTCCCCTGTTTCTCTTCAAACCGCAGAAACCCTGGCCGGAACAGCAGAAGTACGTGTCCTTAACTGTGAAGATTTCCTGGAACAGGAACAGCAAACTATAAAATCTGAATTTATTGTACTGGAGGGTATTGTAAGAGGATATATATTAAACACCGAGGGAGAAGATGTTACGGTGAATTTTTATGTAACTGGCAATGCCGTTACGCCCGCTATCATGCGCGGTATCAATAACAAGTCTGTGTATAACGTCCAGGTTATTTCAGACAAGGCTTCCGTTTTAGTATTCAATAATACAAGAATGGAGGAGTTAATGCCTTATAGTGCAGACCTGCAGCAATTTGGGAACATCGTACTGATGATGGACAGTATGCGCAGAATGGAAAAGGAAGTGCTGCTGCTGAAAGAAAACGCCAAAGGGAAACTAGACTGGTTCAGAAAAATATACCCCGGTCTTGAAAATGAGATACAACATTATTATATAGCATCCTACCTCGGTATCACCCCTACTTCATTGAGTAGAATACGGGCTAATTCGTAA
- a CDS encoding alpha/beta hydrolase → MHQTIHFDSKGLRLSGHLFYPKEFVPDQKYPAIVVGGSWTTVKEQMSGLYAQHLSQHGFITLAFDPTYFGESEGEPRYWENPEAKIMDYKNAITFLQSVPGVDSERIFLVAVCASAGYMATVAAGDERVKGLATVAAWLHNAATVKQIYGGEEGVSEKIKQSQIAQQRFTETGEVTYIPAISTSDSSAAMFGPYDYYLNSTRGGIPQWNADKFAVMSWEGWLTFDPLPLATSIRQPVLMIHADEAVLAENVKRFFKDIPHTHKTMYWTTGTQFDFYDNPVNVSEAVAAISVFFDLNKL, encoded by the coding sequence ATGCATCAAACAATTCATTTTGACAGCAAGGGGCTGCGCTTAAGCGGCCACCTGTTTTACCCTAAAGAGTTTGTGCCCGACCAAAAATATCCGGCCATTGTTGTAGGGGGTTCCTGGACAACCGTAAAGGAACAGATGAGCGGCTTATATGCCCAACATTTATCTCAGCATGGATTTATTACCCTGGCCTTTGATCCCACCTATTTTGGAGAAAGTGAAGGGGAACCAAGATATTGGGAAAATCCTGAGGCTAAGATTATGGACTACAAAAATGCCATAACATTTTTGCAATCCGTTCCCGGCGTAGATAGTGAGCGCATTTTTCTTGTAGCCGTTTGTGCCAGCGCCGGTTATATGGCCACTGTTGCGGCAGGTGATGAACGGGTAAAAGGCCTGGCGACTGTGGCCGCCTGGCTTCACAATGCAGCAACTGTGAAACAGATATATGGGGGAGAAGAAGGGGTCAGCGAAAAAATAAAACAATCGCAAATCGCGCAGCAACGTTTTACCGAAACAGGCGAGGTGACCTATATTCCGGCTATCAGCACTTCCGACTCCAGTGCGGCTATGTTTGGCCCTTATGATTATTATTTAAACAGCACGAGAGGAGGTATTCCACAATGGAATGCCGATAAATTTGCCGTGATGAGCTGGGAAGGATGGCTCACGTTCGATCCGCTGCCATTAGCGACCTCTATCAGGCAGCCGGTATTGATGATACATGCTGATGAAGCTGTATTGGCTGAAAATGTAAAGCGTTTTTTTAAAGACATTCCACATACACATAAAACGATGTATTGGACAACGGGAACGCAATTTGATTTTTACGATAACCCTGTAAATGTATCAGAAGCAGTTGCTGCTATCTCTGTTTTTTTTGACTTAAATAAGCTGTAA
- a CDS encoding nuclear transport factor 2 family protein, whose amino-acid sequence MEQAIIQAITTLFAGADERNWRKVKEVMGETVLLDYSSMNGNAASSLTPLQIAGSWAAFLPGFDKTHHQLSDFKVAKNDTVATVNFSGKATHWIGNDSWVVEGTYDVKLLLQNDQWLIAVMKFNFEKQSGHTGLPALATERAKMR is encoded by the coding sequence ATGGAACAAGCAATTATCCAGGCTATTACTACTCTTTTTGCAGGGGCCGACGAGCGGAACTGGCGAAAAGTAAAAGAAGTAATGGGTGAAACCGTGTTACTTGATTATTCATCCATGAACGGAAATGCGGCATCATCACTTACTCCACTGCAAATTGCCGGATCCTGGGCGGCTTTCCTGCCGGGTTTCGACAAAACACATCACCAGTTATCTGATTTTAAAGTTGCAAAAAATGATACTGTAGCAACAGTTAATTTCAGTGGTAAGGCCACACACTGGATTGGAAATGATAGTTGGGTAGTGGAGGGCACATATGATGTCAAGCTGTTATTGCAAAACGATCAATGGTTGATTGCAGTAATGAAATTCAATTTCGAAAAGCAAAGCGGACATACCGGATTACCGGCATTAGCAACGGAACGTGCGAAAATGCGGTAA
- a CDS encoding YciI family protein has protein sequence MNEFVFIFRNSVTEGSKPSPEQMQQLLTDWMNWMGSIAAQDKLADKGNRLSMSEGKTVKPGNVLTDGPYTEVKEFINGYIVVKAATIDEAVVLAQECPILKIGGFVEVRKIVTPEDNS, from the coding sequence ATGAACGAATTCGTTTTCATCTTCAGAAACAGTGTAACTGAAGGTTCCAAACCTTCGCCCGAACAAATGCAACAATTACTGACCGACTGGATGAACTGGATGGGCAGTATTGCGGCGCAGGATAAACTGGCAGACAAAGGTAACCGCCTTTCAATGAGCGAAGGGAAAACCGTAAAGCCCGGCAATGTATTGACCGACGGGCCTTACACCGAAGTAAAGGAATTTATTAACGGTTACATTGTTGTAAAAGCTGCTACTATTGACGAAGCAGTTGTACTGGCCCAGGAATGCCCCATTCTTAAAATTGGTGGTTTTGTAGAAGTGCGGAAAATAGTAACTCCAGAGGATAACAGTTAA